In Populus nigra chromosome 1, ddPopNigr1.1, whole genome shotgun sequence, one genomic interval encodes:
- the LOC133679332 gene encoding beta-amyrin 16-alpha-hydroxylase CYP87D16-like has translation MWAIGLVVVALVVIYYTHMIFKWRSPKIEGVLPPGSMGWPLVGETLQFIIPGKSLDLHPFVKKRMQKYGPIFKTSLVGRPIIVSTDYEMNKYILQHEGTLVELWYLDSFAKFFALEGETRVNAIGTVHKYLRSITLNHFGVESLKSMLPKIEDMLHTNLAKWASQGPVDVKQVISVMVFNFTANKIFGYDAENSKEKLSENYTKILNSFISLPLNIPGTSFHKCMQDREKMLKLLKDTLMERLNDPSKRRGDFLDQAIDDMKTEKFLTVDFIPQQMFGILFASFESMSTTLTLTFKFLTENPRVVEELRAEHEAIVKKRENPNSGLTWDEYRSMTFTQMVVNETLRISNIPPGLFRKALKDFQVKGYTVPAGWTVMLVTPAIQLNPDTFKDPVTFNPWRWNDLDQVTISKNFMPFGGGTRQCAGAEYSKLVLSTFLHVLVTNYSFTKVKGGEVSRTPIISFGDGIHIKFTARN, from the exons ATGTGGGCAATTGGATTGGTTGTTGTGGCATTGGTGGTGATATACTATACTCATATGATTTTCAAATGGAGAAGCCCAAAAATTGAAGGAGTTCTCCCTCCAGGTTCCATGGGCTGGCCCCTCGTTGGAGAAACTCTCCAGTTCATCATTCCTGGAAAATCTCTAGACCTTCATCCTTTCGTCAAGAAAAGGATGCAAAA GTATGGACCGATCTTTAAAACCAGCTTGGTTGGAAGGCCAATCATTGTGTCCACTGACTATGAAATGAACAAGTACATCTTGCAACACGAAGGAACCTTGGTTGAGCTATGGTATTTGGATTCCTTTGCCAAATTCTTCGCTCTGGAGGGTGAAACCAGGGTGAACGCTATCGGTACAGTTCACAAATACTTGAGAAGCATAACTTTGAACCACTTTGGTGTTGAGAGCCTTAAATCAATGCTTCCTAAAATCGAAGACATGCTTCACACCAACTTGGCAAAGTGGGCTTCTCAGGGACCTGTTGACGTCAAACAAGTTATCTCTGTC atggttttcaattttactgCAAACAAAATATTTGGTTATGATGCCGAGAACTCAAAAGAGAAGCTCAGTGAGAATTACACGAAGATCTTGAACAGTTTCATCTCCTTGCCTTTGAATATTCCTGGCACTTCGTTCCACAAGTGCATGCAG GACCGGGAGAAGATGTTGAAATTGCTCAAGGATACACTGATGGAGAGGCTCAACGACCCATCAAAGCGTCGGGGagattttcttgatcaagctatTGATGATATGAAGACTGAGAAGTTCTTGACAGTGGATTTCATCCCCCAACAAATGTTCGGGATCTTGTTTGCCAGCTTTGAATCCATGTCAACCACCCTAACTCTTACATTCAAGTTTCTTACAGAGAACCCTCGAGTAGTTGAGGAATTGAGA GCTGAGCATGAGGCAATTgtgaagaaaagggaaaatccAAACTCCGGCCTCACATGGGATGAGTACCGATCAATGACTTTCACACAAATG GTTGTCAATGAAACACTTAGAATCTCCAACATCCCACCTGGTTTATTCCGCAAGGCATTGAAAGATTTCCAGGTCAAAG GATACACCGTCCCTGCTGGTTGGACAGTTATGCTTGTTACCCCTGCTATTCAGTTAAATCCTGATACATTCAAGGACCCAGTTACATTCAACCCATGGCGCTGGAAT GACCTTGATCAAGTTACTATTTCCAAGAATTTCATGCCATTTGGTGGCGGCACGAGACAATGTGCTGGAGCAGAATACAGCAAACTGGTCTTGTCCACTTTTCTGCATGTCCTGGTCACTAATTACAG TTTTACCAAAGTCAAGGGAGGAGAAGTATCT